A stretch of DNA from Methanofollis sp.:
CAAGACCCGCATCGCCGCCTCCGGCGTCCGGCCCCGGAGGATGACCAGGTTCGCGACGACGAGCAGGGCAAAGCCGACGAGGAGACCGGCCCGCGCAACCGTCCCGAGCGCCCCGGCAAAGAGGAGGGCCGCACCACCGTGGACGGCGGTGAACCCCGAGACCCAGAGGACGCCCGCCCGCGTGCCGTACAGGATCGGGACAGTCCGCATCCCCCGCGCCCGGTCGTTCGTCACGTCGACCAGGTCGTTCGCGCCGAGGTGGGCGAGGGCATAGGGGTAGAAGAAGAGAAAGTACAGGAGGGCGGTCAGGTCGGGCATCCCCGCGACAAGGTAGCCCGCCACCGGGAAGAGGGCGAAGTCGGTCCGCCCGACGACCTGCGCGATCGGGAATCTCTGGTCCCTCTTCTTCACCTGGTAGAAGACCTCGACGGCATAACTGTACGCCATGATCCCGGCCACGAAGAGGGAGTGCGGGTACGGCAGGGTGGCGGTCAAGGCCAGCGCCGCGAGGGCGAGGAGGAGGAAGAGGGCGAGGGCGTGCCTGGCCGGGATCTCTCCTTCGGCGAGGGGCCGCGTCCCGAAGAGCCGCCAGTAGCGCGTCAGCCGCCCCTCGACGTCCCGCGTGTCGCGTTCCCGGTCCACGTAGTCGTTGAGCACCATCCCGGCCTCGAAACCGAAGAG
This window harbors:
- a CDS encoding UbiA family prenyltransferase, with protein sequence LRAYADLLRIHFAFAWPLLFCSGLFLAFGTYGGFSWSLVVTAALIGLFGFEAGMVLNDYVDRERDTRDVEGRLTRYWRLFGTRPLAEGEIPARHALALFLLLALAALALTATLPYPHSLFVAGIMAYSYAVEVFYQVKKRDQRFPIAQVVGRTDFALFPVAGYLVAGMPDLTALLYFLFFYPYALAHLGANDLVDVTNDRARGMRTVPILYGTRAGVLWVSGFTAVHGGAALLFAGALGTVARAGLLVGFALLVVANLVILRGRTPEAAMRVLPLFHLAMVVYAAGMIVGAVG